ACCAGGAAAATTCCGTGATCGGTCCTCCACCATCTTGGAAGAGACAAAAGACATCTGATAAAGATGGTGACCAGTGTGACGATGCATTGCATCAAATAGTCATTTATAAGAATGACAAAAGTGATAGGGGACAAGATGTGCAGAGTGGAAACCATTGGTCACTTGAACCATCGAAGCCATCAAATATATCAAAGCGTGCATCAGTGAAGATTGGAGCCTTTGCTGCTCAATGTGCTAAATGCCAGAAATGGAGACTTatctcaacaaaagagaagtaTGAAGAAATTCGAGAGCGAATTCGAGAAGATCCTTTTGTCTGTGAAAAAGCCCGTGAGTGGAAGCCTGATGTGACATGCAATGATCCATCAGATGTATCTCAGGATGGCAGCATGCTTTGGGCAATTGATAAACCTGACATTGCACAGGCTCCTCAAGGATGGGAAAGGTTAATTAAGATAAGAGGCGAAGGAAGCACAAGATTTGCTGATGTGTGAGTAACATTTTTCTCTCCGAACCTAGTTAAATGGTTTCTAGTTTGACCGCTTATTTCTGAACAAATGGTATCATAGTTATTACTTACTTCCCAGGATCTTGTGAACTCATATGCATACTTGTGCTGTCTGTTGTATTTCCCCTGGCTGACATATGATCTATGATCTAAGTTCCCAGTCCATGGcaacaaacaaataaataaaaaactaagtTTTAATTGCTTAAAGGAAACGGGAATAATTTGTATTGTACTAGTTAATATCACACAAAACAGTTCCCCTTCAATCAATATATTTATACCAGCAGCTGATGTTGTTTACTGCAGTCAAATCCTCACCCAGATTCATGTTACTATCATGTTTATGATGTTCTAGCATTGTCATTTTTGTACACCATTTTTCTTCCCCCATCACTAATGTTGAAGATTTGTGTTGGGGATGGAGATACTGGAAAGAGGTAACTTATGTACCCTGCTGCATAATTTGTGTTCCTATGATCAGTAACCCATAAATATATGTGACATTTTGAATAAATATGGTAGAGTTCTTATTGATGTTTTATTCATGATTTCAGGTACTATAGGTCCCCTACTGGAGTTCAACTGAGATCAACGAATGATGTTGAGAAGTATGTCAAGTCCTTTTGGTCAACTACTCAACTCTCATTTTAACCTCTTCCCTTAAGCATATTAGTGCTCATGTCCAGTTTTATATGTATGTAGATTGTGGACTACATGCAAGTAATGGCTATGTACCAGCCTACAATTATTCCCAAAATTATTGATCAATGGTAGCATTTTTATACTTAGTTCTTTGAATTCCATTCTTGGACAGGTACCTCGCACAGCACCCAGAATACGTCGCACAAGGTGTGGGGTTATCTCATTTTTCATTCAAGATACCTGCACCATTACAAAAGGACTATGTTAGAAAGCGTTCCCAGACAAGCCAAAGTGGTCTCACGCGTACAGGATCAAGTAAACTTCTCCAACTGGAAGAAGGTAATGTGATATTGTATATTACATAAATTGGACATTCTACATTCAATGTTTTCTAGTTTGCCTTTTTGCTTGGGGCATGAGTACGGTATATCTTTGAAACCATCTGTTGAATTCATGACCTCAAAATTTGCCAAATGTAGAAATAAACGAACGCTTTGCCGGATGGCTTGTTACTGTGCTATTGGTTGATGTGATATAGCTTCTGGACAGTTGTTTTCCGACTGCATCCATATGGTACATCCAATTGGTTGTTCATTTACAGTTGTGCCTGGGACATTGGCTTTCTGACATGGACTAGTGTTTCGACATTCAACCGATTGCATCTCGATATTCTCAGCCATCTGATCCCATGTTCTGTTTCTTGGTTCAGTGCAACCCATCTCTTGGGCAGCTCCACTGGAGAACAACCACCAGCTGGTGATCTACAACGAAGATCAGCACGAAGTGGTACCATCTGAACTGCCGGAGCCGGCGAAGCCTTGGAGCCTGCCGCCTGCGCCTGCCGCCTAGCCCAACAACCCTGCATCCGGCATGCGCAGTGTCTGACTTTTGGACGGTGTTCGAGTTCAGTGATGCGAAACTATATATAGATGGTGCTTTTACTAGTAGGAGTGTAGGACTGAAAAACTAAAAACTTACTAGGTCCCCGTAGGCCGTAGCACAGCTAAGGTAGCGCCGTGTTCATGCTGTTGTTACTGGTTGGTTGTTTCAGCCACCAGGATCAGACGGCTGCTCTGGTGATCGGTGCTAGTAGTCTCGGTCTGATGATGATGAACATGTGGAAAGGATGGATTTTGGGACGGCAAGAACGTGTCTTCTAGCTTAGTGAGAAGGATTGAGACTTGGGTTGGATTAACTGCTGGTATCCATGTCTCTGGACTTGATGACGTTGCGCTATGTTGTTTGCTTGGTGACCGTCTCGCTATCATTTCGCGTGCGCGAGAGGGCCTCGCTCACCATGCGCGCCGGCGGACAAGAAACAAGCACTCATGCTCTGCTGGTGCCGCCGCGTCCGTGCTTCCTCTGCACTCACCCACCCACCGATtgggttcagacttcagagttcGTTTCGTCTGCACGCCGTCTCCAGGAATTTGGAGCCCCGGTGTGAAATGCAAATTGGAgctctaatttttttaaaaagatatTTTATCTAACACTACTAATTAAAATTGAGTGGGTGTTTATATTCTTTATTTCTTCTTATATATTTTAGAATAACTTTCTTCTTATATATTTTAGAACAATTtttactactacaaaaacgatttgaAGAAATGTTTTTTTAGAGGCGATCAAAATGTAACCCACTCCAACAAAGGGAGCGGGGCTACTGTAGCATCTAACTCGTTCCTAGAAAAGTATTTTTAGAACGGGTGACGTCATTACTCGCTCATGAAAATAGGGCTCATTTTTTAGGCAGGTGATGATGTCACCCACCTTTGTAAATTGATTTCTAGTGGCGGGTGATGCTTCCACGTGCTCCTAAAAGTTTTCAGATTAATCTAACCATTAATTAAACCACTAGAGGCGGGTATAATTATCGGATTGTAGAACAAATAAAACATTTAAGCCATTATTAATTAATCTAACCACTAATTAATTACATATGAgatgttttcatttttaatttttgaaaaggaacaataataagtgaTTACTTAAACCTTGGTTCGAGTATTTTATTATTGATTTTTTATCAACCGATTTTTACCAAAGCACCAATCGGTTTTGGGCCAAATAATGTGTGCAGGCTTGATCGAGGAGTAGCGACGCAGAGCTGGCTGAATCGCTTTTTTTATGCTTCTGTAACCCATCTTACTTCACCTTGTTCGGATCACTGTCCTCTGTTGTTGCGTGTCGTGCAGGAACAAGGGAGAAGTGCGGGCGCACAGCAAGCTTACTACGAAATTATGTGGGAAAGGGATGCGTCCCTAGACGAGCGCGTACAGAACGCATGGAGCAATGAAGCGACGCATGGTGACCTGGGAGTTGTGTACTCAACTCTGAATGGTGTGCTTTCTGCGCTAAAGAGCTGGAGCGCCTGCCATTTTGGCTCTGTGCGCAAGGAGTTGGAAAGGCTCAGAATGCAATTGGCGAGCCAGCAGGGCGCAGGTATGGACTCTACAGATATAAGAGAGACAATTCGTTCTATGAATGAGCTCTTGTACAGGGAAGAGATGCTATGGCTACAAAGATCAAGAGTCTCGTGGCTGAAGGAGGGTGATCGGAACACAAAGTTTTTCCACCAAAGGGCGGCTAGGAGGGCTCGGAAAAACAAGATACGGCAGCTGAAACAAGCGGACGGTACTTGGACGTCGGAGACGGGATGCATGGCAGGTATGATCAATAATTATTTTTCTGACCTTTACACGAAAGACCCCGCTGTTGTGCTGTAGGAGGTTACACAGTTGTTCGATCAGTGCATCACGGATGATGTGAATGATAACTTATGCAAGCCTTTCACGGACGAAGAAATTAGTAATGCCCTTTTCCAGATCGGGCCACTGAAAACACCGGGCCCGGACGGTCTTCCGGCAAgattttttcagaggaattgggGGCTCCTTAAGGAGGATATTATTCATGCTGTCAGAGTTTTCTTTGAAGTAGGAACAATGCCGGAGGGAGTGAACGATACAGCAATTGTGCTAATTCCGAAAGTTCAACATCCAGAAACTCTCAAGGATTATAGGCCCATTAGTCTTTGCAACGTCCTATATAAAGTGGTCTCCAAGTGTCTGGTGAATCGACTTAGGCCACTGCTGGATGCTGTGATTTCAGAGAATCAGAGTGCTTTCATCCCAGGAAGGCTTATAACGGACAATGCATTGATAGCTTTTGAATGTATCCATGCAATTCAGCAGGATAACTCAGTTAACAGTAAGTTCTGTGCAGTTAAACTGGATTTGGCCAAGGCGTATGATCGTGTGGATTGGAGTTACCTAGAGCTTGCTATAGAGAAGCTAGGCTTTCACCGCAAATGGAGACAGTGGATCATGGAGTGCGTGACCACTGTCCGTTACAGAGTCCGCTTCAACGGTGTTCTGCAAAACACCATCCAACCCACGCGTGGTTTGCGCCAAGGCGATCCACTATCGCCGTACTTATTTCTTTTTGTGGCTGATGGATTATCAAAAGTTTTGCACCAAGAAATCAGGACGGATACGATACAGGGACTCAAAGTATGTCGCAGCGCACCAGCTGTTTCACACCTGCTGTTTGCTGATGACAGTCTCCTCTTTTTCAAAGCTGATGAACGGCAAACCGGGGCAGTAAAAGATGCACTTTCGAGATATTGCAAGGCTACTGGGCAGCTGATAAATTTTGATAAATGTTCTGTCCTGTTCAACAAGAATTAGGCTGAGGTGGTTATGACTGCAGTAAGGAGTGAACTGAATATCCACAGAGGCACATTTGAAGCGAAATACTTGGGCTTACCAACACCGGAAGGCAGGATGAAGGCGGACAAATTTAGCCCAATCCAGGAGAGGCTAGCCAAACGGTGCAATGCATGGTCTAAGAGATGTCTGTCATCTGCAGGGAAGGAGGTTTTGATCAAATCGGTGGCCCAGGCCATTCCAGTATATATCATGAGTGTGTTTCTGTTACCGGGAACAGTCCAGGCTGAGCTCACAAGGAGCATAAGAAGATTTTGGTGGGGTGAGTCGAGCTGCAAAAGGAAGACACATTGGATCGCTTGGGATAAATTTACCAAACCCAAAGGTTTGGGCGGTCTTGGATTCAGAGATCTTAAAGTCTTTAACCAGGCCCTACtgtgaggaacgagagtactctatcctgcttgtgatgagtgaattgtcaaccgtgcggtgtgatcgtgcgcttggtctttagattgcaggtacacgggcgtcaagtgtcgacggagagttcccgtggaggagctcgggccgggcggcagccgtggcgtccactcctggatcgagggcgcaagcggcgacagaaggcgggtttcttggtttgcgccacaaaaccaaggaagctgacggcggttgaagacgccaagtcgtggaggcacgggcgtcggtctcgggactgacagaggcgacgggcgtcgacggcgtctagggcctcgctgcgggcgaggaggtgacgggcgtcgggcggcgtctagggccgtcaggaagccgaggcgggaacggcgtctagggccacggcgtggaggcgggaatcttcccgcgcgtggagttttggcggttttctcaaaaccg
The Panicum virgatum strain AP13 chromosome 6N, P.virgatum_v5, whole genome shotgun sequence genome window above contains:
- the LOC120680269 gene encoding methyl-CpG-binding domain-containing protein 2-like; the encoded protein is MESNQENSVIGPPPSWKRQKTSDKDGDQCDDALHQIVIYKNDKSDRGQDVQSGNHWSLEPSKPSNISKRASVKIGAFAAQCAKCQKWRLISTKEKYEEIRERIREDPFVCEKAREWKPDVTCNDPSDVSQDGSMLWAIDKPDIAQAPQGWERLIKIRGEGSTRFADVYYRSPTGVQLRSTNDVEKYLAQHPEYVAQGVGLSHFSFKIPAPLQKDYVRKRSQTSQSGLTRTGSSKLLQLEEVQPISWAAPLENNHQLVIYNEDQHEVVPSELPEPAKPWSLPPAPAA